One part of the [Pantoea] beijingensis genome encodes these proteins:
- a CDS encoding formamidase, translating into MSGGLGGLNKSPKGVVVGLAQLALPDPHTRAALWQQTEKVIAMMAKARRSMPSLDLIVFPEYSLHGLSMDTSPEILCTLDGPEVAALRAACVTYKLWGCFSIMEANPEGNPYNSGLIVDDTGEIRLYYRKLHPWVPVEPWEPGNLGIPVCDGPNGSKLALIICHDGMFPEMARECAYKGADIMLRTAGYTPPIRHAWKITNQVNAFTNLMQTASVCMCGSDGTFDSMGEAMFVNFDGVTLAEGGGRADEIICCELRPDLVREARLHWGVENNIYQFGHRGYSAVAGGAQDCPYSYMTDLAAGRYVLPWEQEVIHTDGTSCGMPRPVRRYQPLSPNTVTGEKK; encoded by the coding sequence ATGTCTGGTGGACTTGGCGGTTTAAATAAATCACCGAAGGGGGTCGTTGTTGGCCTGGCGCAACTCGCCTTGCCCGATCCTCACACGCGTGCCGCACTCTGGCAACAGACGGAAAAAGTGATCGCAATGATGGCTAAAGCGCGTCGCAGTATGCCTTCGCTCGATCTGATCGTGTTTCCGGAATATTCGCTGCATGGCCTGTCGATGGATACCTCCCCTGAGATCCTGTGTACGCTGGATGGGCCGGAAGTCGCTGCACTGCGAGCTGCCTGTGTCACCTATAAACTTTGGGGCTGTTTTTCCATTATGGAAGCAAATCCCGAGGGTAACCCTTACAACAGCGGCCTTATCGTTGATGATACCGGCGAAATTCGTCTTTATTACCGCAAACTTCATCCCTGGGTGCCGGTTGAGCCTTGGGAGCCGGGTAACTTAGGGATCCCGGTGTGCGATGGCCCGAACGGGAGCAAACTGGCGCTGATTATTTGTCACGACGGGATGTTCCCGGAAATGGCGCGTGAGTGTGCCTATAAAGGCGCAGATATCATGCTGCGTACCGCGGGTTATACCCCACCAATCCGGCACGCCTGGAAAATCACCAACCAGGTGAACGCTTTCACCAACCTGATGCAGACCGCCAGCGTCTGTATGTGCGGCTCAGATGGTACTTTTGATTCCATGGGTGAAGCAATGTTTGTCAATTTTGATGGCGTCACCCTTGCAGAAGGCGGCGGCCGGGCCGACGAAATTATCTGCTGTGAGCTACGTCCCGATCTGGTACGTGAAGCCCGCCTGCATTGGGGGGTGGAAAATAATATTTATCAGTTTGGCCATCGTGGGTATTCCGCCGTCGCCGGTGGCGCGCAGGACTGTCCTTATAGTTATATGACTGATTTAGCCGCGGGACGTTACGTGTTGCCATGGGAGCAGGAGGTGATCCATACCGATGGCACATCCTGCGGGATGCCCCGTCCTGTGCGCCGTTATCAACCTTTATCGCCAAATACGGTAACAGGAGAAAAAAAATGA
- a CDS encoding ABC transporter permease has protein sequence MSEVEFSTFLLALLAGAVRVGTPFLFVSLGECLTEKSGRINLGLEGILVLGAMTGYAVSYASGSPWLGVLAAGIAGLAAGLLHGIICSLPKVNDIAFGIALILLGSGLAFFLGKPFIQPQAPMLPGISLGSWSSDERVRSALNINALFFIGVLLAFLLHWGLRSTRWGLVIRLVGDHANSAQALGYRPVSVRIMATAVGGFFAGVGGAYLSLYYPGSWNEGLSSGQGLMAVALVIFARWKPLNCLWASLLFGAAGAIGPALQAVGISSGYYLFSAAPYILTLLVMIITCRPNHTLSGAPGELSLTR, from the coding sequence ATGTCTGAAGTCGAGTTTTCCACGTTCCTGCTGGCGTTACTGGCTGGGGCGGTACGCGTTGGCACCCCTTTTCTGTTTGTCAGCCTTGGCGAATGTCTGACAGAAAAAAGTGGACGCATTAACCTCGGTCTGGAAGGCATTCTGGTGTTGGGTGCCATGACAGGCTATGCCGTGTCTTACGCCAGCGGATCTCCGTGGCTCGGTGTATTGGCGGCTGGCATCGCAGGTCTGGCGGCCGGTTTACTCCACGGTATCATCTGTTCATTGCCAAAAGTGAATGACATTGCCTTTGGCATCGCACTGATCTTACTGGGTAGCGGCTTAGCTTTTTTTCTCGGCAAACCCTTTATCCAACCCCAGGCACCCATGTTGCCCGGCATCAGCTTAGGCAGTTGGTCTTCCGATGAGCGTGTTCGTTCCGCACTCAATATCAACGCGCTGTTTTTTATCGGCGTATTGCTGGCGTTTCTGTTGCACTGGGGCTTACGCAGCACGCGCTGGGGATTGGTCATCCGTTTGGTCGGCGATCACGCCAACTCAGCTCAGGCGTTGGGTTATCGCCCAGTCAGCGTTCGCATTATGGCTACGGCGGTCGGTGGATTCTTCGCGGGCGTTGGCGGCGCGTATCTGTCGCTTTATTACCCCGGCAGCTGGAATGAGGGCTTATCCAGCGGCCAGGGGCTGATGGCTGTAGCGCTGGTGATTTTTGCCCGCTGGAAGCCGCTTAACTGCCTGTGGGCATCACTGCTGTTCGGCGCTGCCGGGGCGATCGGCCCGGCGCTTCAGGCCGTCGGCATCAGCAGCGGTTATTACCTGTTTTCAGCAGCACCTTACATTCTGACGCTGCTGGTGATGATCATCACCTGCCGGCCGAACCATACGCTGAGTGGCGCCCCCGGTGAACTCAGTCTTACAAGGTAG
- a CDS encoding ABC transporter permease: MHPKILLPGLARALLAALPVLLSFITAALLFVLFLAIQGKPALDACQLVIEGAFGSSFAWENTLQRAAPLMLTALCVALPARVGLIIIGGEGALVLGGLAAAVLPTWLPSLPPALMWIIMALGAAVVGGVWIGISGLLRQKRGLNETISSLLLSYIALAVFRYLVEGPLRDPASLNKPSTPPLDDAYLIGSISDNFQVHWGFVAGIVACLLAWIILRYSVTGFSLRIVGGNVRTARMMGLPVDKLVLLMCLFGGAAAGLAGMFEIAAVQGSANTALIAGYGTSGILVAFAARHHPLGILLTATLIGGIEASGSLLQRRLDLPDATTLILEGLLFTSLLAWEALGPHVTRWRTRLAEARYSGHNKVISHV, from the coding sequence ATGCATCCTAAAATACTGCTGCCCGGGCTGGCCCGGGCATTACTGGCGGCCCTCCCTGTGCTGCTCTCTTTTATCACCGCAGCACTGCTCTTTGTGCTGTTTCTGGCTATTCAGGGAAAACCTGCGCTGGATGCATGTCAGCTGGTTATTGAGGGCGCATTCGGTTCCTCCTTCGCCTGGGAGAATACGCTGCAGCGGGCGGCGCCGTTGATGCTGACTGCGCTCTGCGTAGCGCTGCCCGCGCGCGTGGGACTGATTATTATTGGGGGTGAAGGGGCATTAGTGCTGGGCGGACTGGCTGCTGCCGTGCTGCCGACCTGGCTCCCGTCCCTGCCACCTGCGTTGATGTGGATCATCATGGCGCTTGGCGCTGCTGTTGTCGGCGGCGTATGGATTGGTATCAGCGGCCTGTTACGTCAAAAACGCGGGCTTAACGAAACCATCAGCAGTCTGTTGCTTTCCTACATTGCCCTCGCCGTTTTTCGCTATCTGGTGGAAGGGCCGCTACGTGACCCGGCCAGCCTGAACAAACCCTCAACGCCACCGCTGGACGATGCCTATCTCATCGGCAGCATTAGCGACAACTTTCAGGTTCACTGGGGTTTCGTCGCTGGAATTGTCGCCTGTCTTCTTGCCTGGATCATTCTGCGCTATAGCGTGACCGGCTTCTCGCTGAGAATTGTTGGCGGGAATGTCAGAACCGCACGCATGATGGGATTACCGGTCGATAAGCTGGTGTTGCTGATGTGCCTGTTCGGTGGCGCAGCGGCGGGGCTGGCTGGCATGTTTGAAATTGCCGCCGTTCAGGGCAGTGCGAATACCGCCTTGATCGCCGGTTATGGTACCAGCGGTATTCTGGTGGCCTTTGCCGCACGTCATCATCCGCTGGGGATCCTGCTGACCGCCACACTCATCGGCGGTATTGAAGCCAGCGGCAGTTTGTTGCAAAGGCGTCTCGATCTACCGGATGCCACCACGCTTATCCTCGAAGGTCTGCTGTTTACCTCGCTATTGGCCTGGGAAGCCCTCGGCCCACATGTCACACGCTGGCGTACCCGTTTGGCGGAGGCGCGTTATTCCGGACACAACAAGGTGATTTCTCATGTCTGA
- a CDS encoding BMP family ABC transporter substrate-binding protein, producing MSLDRRDFIKLASLFGLSVALPLTRAWAADRPLIVGFIYVGARDDFGYNQSHAQAAAIIKALPNVKVIEEENVPETVAVQKTMEAMIRQDGATLIFPTSFGYYDPHVIKIAKKYPDIRFAHCGGLWKSGDPTNAGSFFGYIDECQYLNGIVAGHMSQSKKLGFVAAKPVPQVLRNLNAFTLGARAVDPTITVTVIFTGDWSLPVKEAEAANSLIDQGCDVLTCHVDGPKVLTEIAEKRGVMTCGYHVSQAALAPKGYLTGAEWNWETPYKTHVSAEQQATPMNNFMRGGLKEGFVKTSPYGASVTEAAKKQADEIKASMLAGEFVIYNGPIKDNKGNVVIAAGTKKIQTDVALESMNYLVEGVRGQI from the coding sequence ATGTCGCTCGATCGTCGTGATTTTATCAAGCTGGCCAGCCTGTTCGGCCTGAGTGTTGCTCTGCCCTTAACGCGCGCCTGGGCTGCAGATAGGCCCTTGATTGTCGGCTTTATCTACGTTGGCGCACGGGATGACTTTGGTTATAACCAGTCGCATGCCCAAGCCGCGGCAATCATCAAAGCGCTGCCCAACGTCAAGGTGATAGAAGAAGAGAACGTGCCGGAAACGGTCGCCGTTCAAAAAACCATGGAGGCGATGATCCGTCAGGATGGTGCCACGCTGATCTTCCCAACCTCCTTCGGTTATTACGATCCGCACGTCATTAAAATTGCTAAAAAATATCCCGATATCCGTTTCGCTCACTGCGGTGGACTGTGGAAATCCGGCGATCCCACAAATGCCGGCAGTTTCTTCGGTTATATCGATGAGTGCCAGTATCTGAACGGTATTGTCGCCGGCCATATGAGCCAATCGAAAAAACTCGGCTTCGTTGCTGCCAAGCCCGTTCCACAAGTTCTGCGCAATCTAAACGCCTTTACGCTGGGTGCGCGCGCAGTCGACCCAACCATTACCGTCACCGTGATTTTTACCGGCGACTGGTCGCTGCCGGTTAAAGAAGCCGAAGCCGCTAACAGCCTGATTGACCAGGGCTGCGACGTGTTGACCTGCCACGTAGATGGCCCAAAAGTGCTGACCGAAATTGCTGAAAAACGTGGCGTAATGACCTGTGGATACCACGTCAGCCAGGCGGCGCTGGCACCGAAAGGCTACCTGACCGGCGCGGAATGGAACTGGGAAACCCCGTACAAAACACATGTTAGTGCCGAACAGCAAGCAACCCCGATGAATAACTTCATGCGCGGCGGCCTGAAAGAAGGTTTTGTAAAAACGTCGCCATACGGCGCTTCTGTGACCGAAGCCGCCAAAAAACAGGCTGATGAAATCAAAGCCAGCATGCTTGCTGGCGAATTTGTCATCTACAACGGCCCAATCAAAGACAACAAGGGCAATGTGGTTATTGCCGCAGGAACGAAAAAAATACAAACCGATGTTGCTCTGGAAAGCATGAACTATCTGGTTGAAGGCGTCCGCGGTCAAATTTGA
- a CDS encoding leucine-rich repeat domain-containing protein, which yields MLSTDIKAAAPGMHLSDLHADLKSWAAAAPTAGEATVRASASHVISDAFQCRGESLDLSGRGLTSLPDSLGGLTQLKQLNVSDNPLQAFPTKALLTLTSLQTLQLGMNKQNDGVPFRRSHERFADEGYKLQFFAQGNNRAQIMQQPPRQKTALFTTDLAPCLAAMIVQDGKSIALHMDNPKRSGSGGLPLEDAFARHLLRSAQDTQVFLVGANDQGSAGNVRAMLSTLDKHGLANNISMASLGNGHTSATLDVNNRQAWVGFG from the coding sequence TTGTTATCCACTGATATTAAAGCTGCTGCACCCGGTATGCACTTAAGCGACCTTCATGCGGATCTCAAAAGCTGGGCCGCGGCAGCACCCACTGCGGGAGAAGCTACAGTGCGTGCTTCGGCAAGCCATGTTATTTCAGACGCCTTTCAGTGCCGCGGTGAGTCACTCGATCTAAGCGGACGCGGGCTAACGTCGCTTCCCGATTCACTGGGTGGGCTGACGCAGCTTAAACAGCTGAATGTGTCCGACAACCCGTTGCAAGCTTTTCCGACGAAGGCATTACTCACACTGACGTCATTGCAAACGCTGCAACTGGGCATGAACAAGCAAAACGATGGAGTTCCTTTTCGTCGCTCCCATGAACGCTTTGCCGATGAAGGTTATAAGTTGCAGTTTTTTGCCCAAGGGAATAACCGGGCGCAGATTATGCAGCAGCCGCCACGTCAGAAAACAGCACTGTTCACCACCGATCTCGCACCTTGCCTGGCGGCAATGATTGTCCAGGACGGAAAAAGCATCGCGTTACATATGGATAACCCGAAGCGCAGCGGTTCTGGCGGCCTGCCGCTGGAGGATGCCTTTGCCCGCCATCTCCTTCGTTCAGCACAAGACACCCAGGTTTTCCTGGTGGGTGCGAACGATCAGGGGTCGGCCGGTAATGTGCGGGCAATGCTTTCCACGCTGGATAAGCATGGTCTGGCGAACAACATTAGTATGGCGAGTCTGGGGAATGGGCATACTTCAGCAACGCTGGATGTGAATAACCGGCAGGCGTGGGTCGGGTTTGGCTAG